In Acanthopagrus latus isolate v.2019 chromosome 17, fAcaLat1.1, whole genome shotgun sequence, the following are encoded in one genomic region:
- the LOC119006609 gene encoding uncharacterized protein LOC119006609, which translates to MTIFEEFGNRIKTGNTYFMRGHTLRGRQPPYYLNITKTTMFFKTCDMNVTEELRQEARALLLPRSYATPLSECSSLQGLLTVEGQVIEAPPVKKVVSGKDSIPLRKITIQQGCDKQEVCLWREAAIKLMNTGDHITITHLKVQQDVLHSTVHTTFKKPETTTKEVTILGVIEEGDEEFLQLLTGDDCICQINRDDWKPVSHLIKKGAIHANATMEGTIVTKLEIIQKEE; encoded by the exons ATGACTATCTTTGAGGAATTCGGCAATAGAATTAAAACTGGAAATACTTATTTCATGAGAGGCCACACTCTCAGGGGACGCCAGCCCCCGTATTATCTAAATATTACTAAAACTACAATGTTCTTCAAAACGTGTGACATGAATGTCACAGAGGAGTTACGCCAAGAGGCAAGAGCCCTGCTACTGCCCCGGTCGTATGCCACTCCCTTGAGTGAGTGTTCCTCCCTGCAAGGCCTATTGACAGTCGAGGGCCAAGTGATCGAG GCACCACCTGTGAAAAAGGTTGTCTCAGGCAAGGACTCTATTCCATTAAGGAAAATCACAATCCAGCAG GGCTGTGATAAGCAGGAAGTGTGCTTGTGGAGGGAGGCAGCGATCAAACTCATGAACACTGGCGACCATATCACAATAACACACCTCAAGGTCCAACAGGATGTTCTCCACTCCACAGTGCACACGACCTTCAAG AAGCCAGAGACGACCACAAAGGAAGTGACCATTCTGGGGGTTATTGAGGAGGGTGATGAGGAGTTCCTCCAACTTCTCACGGGTGATGACTGCATCTGCCAAATAAACAGGGATGACTGGAAACCAGTGTCCCACCTAATAAAAAAGGGGGCAATTCATGCAAATGCAACAATGGAGGGAACCATTGTCACCAAACTAGAAATTATCCAGAAAGAAGAGTAG